From Deltaproteobacteria bacterium, a single genomic window includes:
- a CDS encoding aminotransferase class III-fold pyridoxal phosphate-dependent enzyme: MEDKCTPLFFRKIPVSIERGAGVQVWDEAGNRYIDFTSGWGVTCLGHAHPVISDALLEQSKKIIQNPSSGLTYSPARARLLSLMCEILPVPLTRIFFSNSGAEANDAVIKLARKATGRMDVIAMNQGFHGRTISTASATGQNKHREKFNPLMPNYRFIPYDDLEALSGALDKNVAAVILEPVQGEGGVIIPSEGYLKEMSRLCKANSTLLIIDEIQTGFCRTGPMFAISPLNIEVDFMTMAKGIAGGFPFGAFAMSEAVSMLLEPGDHGGTYCGNPLGCAVAYAVIKYLLDHNISANVIKTGDYALDRMHQLMMSYPEKIIEVRGRGLLLAIEFCDVETASHVVGKCLNRRLFVTQTQGNIIRIFPALNIKREEMDEGLTLFEAAVDDAIKGIS, encoded by the coding sequence GTGGAAGATAAATGCACCCCACTATTTTTTAGAAAGATACCTGTCTCAATTGAGAGAGGTGCCGGCGTCCAAGTATGGGATGAAGCAGGGAACAGGTATATAGACTTCACCTCGGGCTGGGGGGTGACATGCCTTGGTCATGCCCATCCGGTGATCAGTGACGCACTTCTGGAACAGAGCAAGAAGATCATCCAGAATCCAAGTTCGGGGCTGACTTACTCACCGGCACGTGCCCGTCTTCTGTCATTGATGTGCGAAATCCTTCCCGTACCCCTGACTAGAATATTTTTCTCCAATAGTGGAGCTGAGGCAAACGACGCCGTTATCAAGCTGGCACGTAAAGCAACGGGACGCATGGATGTTATTGCCATGAACCAGGGCTTCCATGGTCGGACAATCAGCACAGCATCAGCTACTGGACAGAACAAGCACAGAGAAAAGTTCAACCCATTGATGCCCAACTATCGGTTTATTCCTTATGATGATTTGGAAGCATTGAGTGGGGCCCTTGATAAGAATGTGGCAGCCGTAATTTTAGAACCGGTTCAAGGTGAGGGTGGCGTCATTATCCCTTCCGAAGGCTATCTTAAAGAGATGAGCCGACTGTGCAAGGCAAATAGTACACTGTTAATTATTGATGAAATACAAACAGGGTTTTGTAGAACTGGACCAATGTTTGCCATAAGTCCTTTGAATATCGAAGTAGATTTTATGACTATGGCGAAAGGAATTGCCGGGGGCTTTCCGTTTGGAGCCTTTGCAATGTCTGAGGCAGTGTCAATGCTTCTTGAGCCCGGTGATCACGGTGGCACTTATTGTGGTAATCCGCTCGGTTGTGCAGTAGCTTATGCCGTCATCAAGTATTTACTCGATCACAATATATCCGCTAATGTTATAAAGACAGGCGACTACGCCCTTGATCGGATGCATCAGTTGATGATGTCATACCCAGAGAAAATTATAGAGGTCCGAGGTAGGGGACTGCTTTTGGCTATAGAGTTTTGTGATGTTGAGACCGCCAGTCATGTTGTTGGAAAATGTCTCAATCGGCGTCTGTTTGTAACGCAGACGCAAGGAAACATTATAAGGATATTCCCGGCTCTGAATATCAAGCGGGAAGAAATGGACGAAGGGCTCACGTTGTTTGAAGCAGCAGTTGATGACGCCATAAAAGGAATTTCATAA
- a CDS encoding serine acetyltransferase, translating into MGDKGQKNKCQLDIKASRDYREDIPKIVSNLVGTCNGNNCFDHVGPEPIPSRDAIIGIIHQLQRILFPGYFIPERLDRVNLEYYLGMETISLFENLSCQLTLCIRHECIRYNLSCTHCVERGREEAMKFIRELPDIRILLAKDIRAALEGDPAAKNYDEIILCYPGLHAVTVYRIAHQLHHQKISLMPRIMSEYVHGLTGIDIHPGAHIGASFFIDHGVGVVIGETADIGNGVRIYQGVTLGALSLPKDAVQQLRGKKRHPTIEDDVIIYSGATILGGETIIGAKSVIGGNVWLTESVPPETKVFIKKPELILKRDDRKCTTASQRTAG; encoded by the coding sequence ATGGGAGATAAAGGACAAAAAAATAAATGTCAGCTCGATATTAAAGCATCGCGTGATTACAGAGAAGATATCCCGAAAATTGTGAGCAACCTTGTTGGAACTTGCAACGGTAATAACTGCTTCGACCACGTGGGCCCGGAACCAATTCCATCAAGAGATGCAATAATAGGAATAATACATCAACTCCAACGGATCCTCTTCCCGGGATATTTTATCCCGGAGCGGCTGGACCGGGTCAATCTGGAATATTACCTGGGAATGGAAACGATATCTCTTTTTGAAAACCTCTCGTGTCAGTTGACCCTTTGCATAAGGCATGAATGCATCAGATACAATCTATCCTGTACGCACTGTGTGGAACGCGGTCGTGAAGAAGCCATGAAGTTTATCCGGGAATTGCCTGATATCAGGATTCTTTTGGCCAAGGATATAAGGGCCGCCTTGGAAGGAGACCCTGCGGCGAAAAACTATGACGAGATTATCCTTTGCTACCCCGGACTCCATGCAGTGACAGTTTACCGCATAGCCCACCAACTTCACCATCAGAAGATTTCACTTATGCCTCGTATTATGAGCGAGTATGTTCACGGGCTTACCGGCATAGACATACATCCCGGCGCCCATATCGGCGCCAGCTTTTTCATCGATCATGGAGTTGGTGTAGTAATAGGTGAGACTGCTGACATTGGTAATGGGGTAAGAATCTACCAGGGGGTTACTTTGGGCGCCCTTTCTCTCCCAAAGGATGCAGTCCAACAGCTTCGCGGTAAAAAGCGTCATCCGACGATAGAAGATGATGTGATAATATATTCAGGGGCGACTATCCTGGGAGGCGAGACTATTATTGGCGCCAAATCTGTAATTGGTGGTAATGTCTGGCTCACAGAATCCGTACCTCCGGAAACGAAGGTCTTTATCAAAAAGCCGGAGCTTATACTCAAGCGTGATGATAGAAAGTGTACCACCGCCTCGCAAAGGACAGCAGGCTGA
- a CDS encoding FlgO family outer membrane protein, with the protein MIKTTILSAAAVIIILLAACAGIDRENRPGQDNLIFLDGIVQAVSGKQVWLTLKVPEIKKTAGSAISDIAQQIVQKSLLFEGVTTEVNDQQARVMEVRGTAVKIELEKPIAFAAGTMVKLQVPKKSIAIVDFEVIRGSVKEVGRVTLEELTTTLVESGQFNVVERSKLKSIMDELQLSLSGMAGDTADKFSGKLLIADLILTGTLADIQNEWNINLRLINTRTGQAVAAVFMKTKLFNAAELRDSGSWNEDFEAARVDPSWLIGYHRLGKQGQKSSAFYETALDTNTGAEGSKQSLRIKFKFTGDTPGTYAIANNKRKRNISLFSGIEFYAKGTRNLYGTFRSSTSLPDDPNTMDRWVSFFDISTEWQKIRIPFDSLTIGRGWIKRGAESMGAKAGDQVIRLNRIEELRFDIDSDRNEATEGTVWIDKISFYRD; encoded by the coding sequence ATGATTAAAACAACTATCCTTAGCGCTGCTGCTGTCATCATTATTTTGCTTGCCGCATGTGCCGGCATTGATAGGGAGAACAGGCCGGGCCAAGATAATCTTATATTTCTGGATGGGATAGTGCAGGCTGTATCAGGCAAGCAAGTATGGCTGACCTTAAAGGTGCCGGAAATTAAAAAAACAGCTGGTTCGGCGATTAGTGATATCGCACAGCAGATTGTGCAGAAAAGCCTCCTTTTTGAAGGCGTAACAACGGAAGTCAACGACCAGCAAGCGAGAGTAATGGAGGTGCGCGGTACTGCCGTAAAAATTGAGTTGGAGAAACCCATAGCCTTTGCAGCGGGTACAATGGTTAAACTCCAAGTGCCGAAGAAAAGTATTGCTATAGTAGATTTCGAGGTCATAAGAGGAAGTGTGAAAGAGGTGGGCCGAGTAACCCTGGAAGAACTCACTACTACCCTTGTCGAATCTGGGCAATTTAACGTTGTCGAGAGATCTAAGCTGAAATCAATTATGGATGAACTTCAATTAAGCTTGAGCGGCATGGCCGGTGACACGGCGGATAAGTTCTCGGGGAAATTGTTGATTGCAGATCTCATTTTGACAGGTACCTTGGCCGATATCCAAAACGAATGGAACATTAACCTGCGACTAATCAACACGAGGACCGGACAGGCTGTTGCGGCGGTATTCATGAAGACGAAGCTTTTCAATGCGGCGGAGCTGCGGGATTCCGGTTCCTGGAACGAGGATTTTGAGGCTGCAAGGGTAGATCCTTCTTGGTTAATCGGATATCATCGCCTCGGCAAGCAAGGCCAAAAGTCTTCCGCCTTTTACGAGACTGCCTTAGATACTAATACCGGTGCTGAAGGCTCTAAACAGTCCCTAAGAATAAAATTCAAGTTCACCGGGGACACACCGGGGACATACGCTATTGCCAATAATAAAAGGAAACGCAATATATCGCTTTTTAGCGGCATAGAGTTCTATGCCAAGGGCACCAGAAATTTGTATGGCACCTTTCGTTCTTCAACCTCCCTGCCGGATGATCCCAACACCATGGACAGGTGGGTCAGTTTTTTTGACATAAGTACTGAATGGCAAAAGATCAGGATACCCTTCGACAGTTTGACAATTGGCAGGGGCTGGATAAAAAGAGGTGCCGAATCCATGGGCGCAAAAGCCGGAGATCAAGTGATACGCTTAAACCGTATAGAAGAACTGCGATTTGACATTGATTCAGACAGAAATGAAGCAACTGAAGGCACAGTTTGGATAGACAAGATCAGTTTTTACCGCGACTGA
- a CDS encoding pyridoxamine 5'-phosphate oxidase family protein, with product MNAKLIEYFNKQPRLATLSTADKSGKADVAVLGSPRMVDEKTVVLTLRNNRTFANLLENPHAVFTIMEPGKTHPEWKGVRVYLKMIEYQTSGEKLETLRAQALPRVGEAIAKLMHAAVTLEIYEVRPMIDNGQGWEASI from the coding sequence ATGAATGCTAAATTGATTGAATATTTCAACAAACAACCGAGGCTCGCAACGCTGAGCACCGCCGACAAAAGCGGCAAGGCAGATGTGGCGGTCCTGGGCTCACCCAGAATGGTCGACGAGAAAACGGTGGTGCTTACCCTGAGGAATAACAGAACCTTTGCGAACCTCCTGGAGAATCCCCATGCCGTGTTTACGATCATGGAACCGGGGAAGACGCATCCGGAATGGAAGGGTGTAAGGGTTTATCTCAAAATGATCGAGTATCAGACAAGCGGTGAAAAACTGGAAACGCTGAGAGCGCAGGCGCTACCGAGAGTGGGCGAAGCAATTGCAAAGCTGATGCATGCTGCCGTGACGTTAGAGATATATGAGGTAAGACCGATGATAGACAACGGGCAAGGATGGGAAGCATCTATATAG
- the dinB gene encoding DNA polymerase IV has translation MALRLAHRKRCSTQKVIFLVDMNAFFISCEMTRNASLVGIAAAVAGDPKKRAGIILAANYEARSCGVKTAMVLHEALRLCPKMILVPPDHSFYEQKSKEVMDLLSNYTPVLEQNSIDEAWLDMTGCEGLFGKPAEAAKHIMDEIRVKLGLWCSIGIAANKFLAKMAAEMKKPLGITELWEHDIPLKLWPLPVKEMYGIGGKTAEKLNRMGIRTIGEIANFHINTIVKVFGKSGKEIYLHAKGIDNSPVIAHMADDMKSIGRSATLPEDISDIEKAKLVLMELADDIGMTTRRHGKKGRTVHITLKYSDFQVVTRQTAIPATCTTKEIYRAGCSLLEQNWNRLHPVRLIGICLSVFYGDSSSGQLSLFDQIEGNVKSDKNKQIDRVMDEIRNKHGSEIITFAALVKKEKGSSVESED, from the coding sequence ATTGCTCTACGCTTAGCACATAGAAAGAGGTGTTCCACGCAAAAGGTTATATTTCTTGTTGATATGAATGCCTTTTTTATAAGTTGTGAAATGACAAGGAATGCTTCTCTTGTCGGAATTGCAGCCGCTGTTGCCGGTGATCCCAAGAAGCGTGCAGGCATCATCCTTGCCGCAAACTATGAGGCAAGGTCCTGTGGAGTCAAGACCGCCATGGTCCTTCATGAAGCTTTGAGACTTTGCCCTAAAATGATCCTGGTACCGCCAGATCATAGTTTCTATGAGCAAAAATCAAAAGAGGTCATGGACTTACTATCGAACTATACCCCGGTTCTGGAACAAAACAGCATTGATGAGGCATGGCTTGATATGACAGGGTGTGAAGGACTTTTTGGCAAACCTGCCGAGGCCGCTAAACATATTATGGATGAAATCAGGGTCAAGCTCGGGCTTTGGTGCTCAATAGGAATCGCCGCAAACAAGTTCCTCGCAAAAATGGCGGCTGAAATGAAGAAGCCTCTAGGCATCACCGAACTATGGGAGCATGATATTCCCTTAAAGCTCTGGCCGCTTCCGGTAAAAGAAATGTACGGCATTGGTGGTAAAACCGCTGAAAAGTTAAACCGCATGGGGATACGGACGATAGGTGAGATTGCCAATTTTCATATAAACACCATTGTCAAAGTTTTCGGGAAAAGCGGGAAGGAAATTTATCTGCATGCCAAGGGAATTGACAATTCCCCTGTTATCGCTCACATGGCTGATGATATGAAGTCAATCGGACGCTCAGCAACATTGCCGGAAGATATATCCGACATTGAGAAAGCAAAGCTGGTTCTAATGGAGCTTGCCGATGACATTGGTATGACGACAAGAAGGCATGGCAAGAAAGGGCGTACGGTCCATATCACCCTGAAATATTCTGATTTTCAGGTAGTTACAAGGCAGACAGCTATTCCTGCTACCTGTACCACCAAAGAAATATACCGGGCTGGTTGCAGTCTGCTTGAGCAAAATTGGAACAGGCTCCATCCAGTAAGATTGATCGGTATATGCCTCTCGGTATTTTACGGAGACAGCTCTTCGGGTCAGTTGTCACTTTTTGACCAAATAGAAGGCAATGTAAAAAGCGATAAAAATAAACAAATTGACAGGGTTATGGACGAAATACGAAACAAGCATGGCTCTGAAATAATAACCTTTGCCGCCTTGGTTAAGAAAGAAAAAGGCAGCAGCGTTGAAAGTGAAGATTGA
- a CDS encoding DHA2 family efflux MFS transporter permease subunit, with protein sequence MNKWIVALTVMLPTVIEIIDTSVVNVSLNHIRGSLSAGLDEATWTITSYLVSNAIIIPLTGWLSRLFGRKRYLIYSITLFTLSSFFCGLAWSLSSLVIFRILQGIGGGALQPLSQSILLETFPKKQHGMAMAVFGVGIMFGPIIGPLFGGWITDNWSWHWIFFINIPIGLISILMVLFFIVDPPYMNRMKMKVDYWGLMFLTVGIGCLQIVLDKGEMEDWFASNFITWLSLISVVSLLLFVACEFFVEHPIINFKIFRNVTFSTGNVLMFCAFFNLFASIVLLPIYLQTLMGYTATLAGMVLGPGGMATLISMPLAGRLITKMNPKYLLGFGLIVAAYATHLMAQFNLLADFNTVIWPRIILGVGMGFLFIPLNTTTMSGIENENMGNASAIFNLVRNLGGSFGIAFVTTLLARRSQFHQSRLVEGLTPFDRIYQHALPLVPSPSADVATGPGMIYRQLLRQASMMSFNDAFYLLSIFLLCLVPLVLLMKMGKSGAVIHD encoded by the coding sequence ATGAATAAATGGATTGTCGCCTTGACTGTCATGCTCCCGACCGTGATCGAGATCATCGACACCTCGGTGGTCAACGTGTCCCTCAACCATATCCGCGGCAGCCTTTCCGCCGGACTCGATGAAGCCACCTGGACGATCACGTCCTACCTTGTTTCCAATGCGATCATCATCCCGCTGACCGGCTGGTTGAGCCGCCTGTTCGGCAGGAAGCGTTACCTCATCTATTCCATAACCCTCTTTACCCTGAGTTCGTTCTTCTGCGGCCTCGCCTGGAGCCTCTCTTCCCTGGTGATTTTCAGGATACTACAGGGCATCGGCGGTGGTGCACTTCAGCCGCTCTCGCAATCAATCCTGCTTGAAACCTTTCCGAAGAAGCAGCACGGCATGGCCATGGCGGTGTTCGGCGTTGGCATCATGTTCGGACCGATCATCGGACCCCTTTTCGGAGGTTGGATTACCGATAACTGGTCTTGGCACTGGATCTTCTTCATCAACATTCCCATCGGCCTCATTTCGATCCTCATGGTGCTCTTTTTCATCGTTGACCCGCCCTATATGAACCGGATGAAGATGAAAGTAGACTATTGGGGATTGATGTTCCTCACCGTCGGCATCGGCTGCCTCCAGATTGTCCTCGACAAGGGCGAAATGGAGGACTGGTTTGCTTCTAACTTCATCACCTGGCTGAGCCTGATTTCTGTCGTATCACTGCTCTTGTTTGTCGCCTGCGAGTTCTTTGTGGAACATCCCATCATCAACTTCAAAATCTTCCGGAACGTCACCTTCAGCACAGGGAACGTGTTGATGTTCTGTGCTTTTTTTAACCTCTTCGCCAGTATCGTGCTCCTGCCGATCTATCTCCAGACCCTCATGGGGTACACTGCCACTTTGGCCGGCATGGTCCTTGGACCGGGAGGCATGGCAACCCTTATCTCCATGCCCCTGGCCGGCCGGCTGATCACGAAGATGAACCCCAAGTATCTTCTCGGTTTTGGCTTAATTGTGGCTGCCTACGCCACTCATCTTATGGCACAGTTCAATCTCCTGGCGGATTTTAATACGGTCATCTGGCCCAGAATCATCTTGGGCGTGGGTATGGGTTTTCTCTTCATTCCCCTCAACACGACCACTATGTCGGGGATAGAAAACGAGAATATGGGCAACGCCTCGGCTATTTTCAATCTGGTAAGGAACCTGGGCGGCAGTTTCGGCATTGCCTTTGTCACGACCCTGTTGGCGCGGAGATCCCAATTCCACCAAAGCAGGCTTGTGGAGGGACTGACACCCTTTGACAGAATTTACCAACACGCTCTCCCGCTCGTGCCATCGCCCAGCGCCGACGTGGCAACAGGGCCGGGAATGATTTATCGGCAGTTACTCAGACAGGCTTCCATGATGTCGTTCAATGACGCCTTCTATCTCCTGAGCATCTTCCTGCTCTGCCTGGTGCCGTTGGTATTGCTCATGAAAATGGGAAAATCAGGGGCCGTTATCCATGACTAA
- a CDS encoding HlyD family secretion protein — translation MDEVNKNDSNHKKKIIAAIVFACVGVAGLISVFFYIQYKARHISTDDAFIDGHIHSIAAKIPGTVKTIFVETNHAVKEGALLVEIDPTDYDVRAGETGASLSAEKSRQTEFASQVETNRRQLSEMKYRTAAAEANLNLQEAKLRQAELDRQRAENLIRKEAISKERADQAKTAHDVASAQVKVAKDQLKQTEATIETQQEVIRHSELALRTQAATVTQRQAILKTAQLSQGYTRIYAPVNGFVTKKSVEVGNQIQPGQPLMALVPLDNIHVIANYKETEIQKIKPGLRVEVRIDTYPDKVFQGKVDSIMAGTGAVFSLFPPENATGNYVKVVQRVPVKIVLEKNTDPSHVLRVGMSVVPTIILEN, via the coding sequence ATGGATGAAGTCAACAAGAACGACAGTAACCACAAAAAAAAGATCATAGCAGCGATTGTTTTTGCCTGCGTCGGAGTTGCGGGTTTAATAAGCGTCTTTTTCTACATACAGTACAAGGCAAGGCATATCAGTACCGACGATGCCTTCATCGATGGCCATATCCACAGCATCGCTGCCAAGATACCGGGGACGGTAAAAACGATTTTCGTAGAGACCAACCATGCGGTCAAAGAGGGAGCGCTGCTTGTGGAGATCGACCCGACGGACTACGATGTCAGAGCCGGGGAAACAGGGGCTTCCCTCTCCGCCGAGAAATCAAGACAGACCGAGTTTGCCTCACAAGTGGAGACTAACCGCAGGCAGCTTTCCGAAATGAAGTATCGCACCGCTGCGGCCGAGGCCAACCTGAACCTTCAGGAGGCAAAACTACGGCAGGCTGAGCTTGATCGCCAACGGGCGGAAAATTTAATCCGGAAAGAGGCAATCTCCAAGGAACGCGCCGACCAAGCCAAGACCGCTCACGATGTGGCCTCCGCCCAGGTCAAGGTAGCCAAGGATCAGCTTAAACAAACTGAAGCCACCATCGAAACTCAACAAGAAGTGATAAGACACTCTGAACTTGCCCTCCGGACGCAGGCAGCCACAGTCACGCAACGGCAGGCAATTTTGAAGACGGCGCAACTGAGCCAGGGGTATACGAGGATTTATGCGCCAGTCAACGGATTTGTAACCAAGAAGTCCGTAGAGGTCGGCAACCAGATTCAGCCGGGACAGCCGCTTATGGCACTGGTTCCCCTCGACAACATCCATGTGATTGCCAATTACAAGGAGACAGAGATTCAAAAGATAAAGCCGGGCCTGAGAGTCGAAGTCCGCATCGATACCTATCCCGATAAGGTTTTCCAAGGAAAAGTCGACAGCATCATGGCGGGCACCGGGGCGGTTTTTTCCCTCTTCCCGCCGGAGAATGCTACGGGAAATTATGTGAAGGTGGTCCAGCGGGTCCCTGTCAAGATCGTTCTGGAAAAGAACACCGATCCGTCCCATGTGCTCCGGGTGGGCATGTCCGTTGTGCCGACGATTATCCTGGAAAATTGA
- a CDS encoding TolC family protein — translation MRIKVCLVSALSILTLLLLSGTTAAETLTLGEGLKIVTEKGRLARIAAYDEEIARDSALIARASLFPRVNASLNQTFLAHQPQAIFGNATIPTSQQDFLAYSISVQQTLYDFKRTASRYAAGRTRVDTQKLDTQKIRNLAAIEFALAYYDLLEAEHIAKVAAIEVERLQSHLKDAKDLYTEGVITKNDLLQAEVRLSDAGQRLISARNFRAINASRINNALLRPLTAEVAAAEVDKPNVDYLETNLEKAWEIGLKERPEIKIAEETLKTLGLEEQAKKAEFYPELFVRGGYDYTENRYQLYEGNWAMILGVGVNLFSGGSTKAEVARIEHQKSKLREEKEKLVDDIKLEVQRNLLDTQSARQKIAVVKDALQQAEENLRINKTRYQEGVGTATEVLDAVTLLTVAETNHYRALYDLGRAEAAAMYSQGQKLAEAYK, via the coding sequence ATGAGGATCAAGGTATGTTTAGTCTCTGCCCTTTCGATTTTAACGCTTCTCCTCTTGAGCGGAACAACTGCAGCCGAGACTCTGACGCTGGGCGAGGGGCTCAAGATTGTTACTGAAAAAGGAAGGCTGGCACGGATCGCCGCTTATGATGAGGAGATTGCCAGAGACAGCGCGCTGATCGCACGGGCGAGCCTCTTTCCCCGGGTGAACGCCTCTCTGAACCAGACCTTTTTGGCCCATCAACCGCAAGCGATCTTCGGAAACGCTACTATTCCCACTTCCCAACAGGACTTTCTCGCTTACAGTATCAGTGTTCAGCAGACACTTTATGATTTTAAACGAACCGCCTCACGTTATGCGGCAGGGAGAACAAGAGTTGATACCCAGAAACTCGATACGCAAAAGATCAGGAATCTTGCCGCCATTGAATTCGCCCTGGCCTATTATGACCTACTGGAAGCCGAACATATTGCCAAAGTGGCGGCGATAGAGGTTGAGCGGCTGCAATCTCATCTGAAGGATGCGAAGGACCTCTATACTGAAGGAGTTATCACGAAAAACGATCTCCTCCAGGCTGAGGTACGGCTGTCCGACGCCGGGCAGCGGCTGATTAGCGCCAGGAACTTCCGGGCGATCAATGCCTCACGCATCAATAATGCACTCCTGCGACCGCTCACTGCCGAAGTGGCGGCTGCTGAGGTGGATAAACCGAATGTTGACTACCTCGAGACAAACCTCGAAAAAGCCTGGGAGATCGGCTTAAAGGAACGGCCGGAAATAAAAATCGCTGAGGAGACCCTGAAAACATTGGGTTTGGAGGAGCAGGCGAAGAAGGCAGAATTTTATCCCGAACTCTTTGTCAGGGGCGGGTATGATTATACGGAAAACCGCTACCAGCTGTACGAGGGGAACTGGGCGATGATTCTCGGAGTAGGGGTGAACCTTTTCAGTGGCGGTAGCACGAAGGCTGAGGTAGCCAGGATCGAACACCAAAAGTCAAAACTCCGGGAAGAGAAAGAAAAGCTGGTGGATGACATCAAACTTGAAGTACAGCGGAATCTATTGGACACTCAATCAGCCCGGCAGAAGATTGCCGTGGTGAAGGACGCCCTGCAACAGGCCGAGGAAAACCTGCGCATCAACAAGACGCGGTATCAGGAGGGAGTCGGAACGGCAACGGAGGTGCTTGATGCGGTGACGCTCCTTACGGTTGCCGAGACGAATCACTACCGTGCACTTTACGACCTTGGCAGGGCTGAAGCGGCAGCGATGTATTCCCAGGGACAAAAATTGGCGGAGGCGTATAAGTAA
- a CDS encoding TetR/AcrR family transcriptional regulator translates to MSKGTKKKILEAGLALFSTKGYLGSTTREIAKTAGVAEVTLFRHFSSKEKLFAEIMNTYTFLPTLKDLLPCLAKMDYQEALEEIARRFLEILDERKGMIQIMSFEIHRYPQTVVSIHRNFVEEIFKALASYFREMQSLQLLRGFHPEIGAMAFVGMFFSFFFTREFLWRGESGSDKEEVIREFVEVFMKGTIQ, encoded by the coding sequence ATGTCAAAGGGGACAAAGAAAAAGATACTGGAGGCGGGGCTAGCTTTGTTTTCGACAAAGGGTTATCTCGGCTCTACGACCAGAGAGATTGCCAAAACTGCAGGAGTTGCCGAGGTCACGCTATTTCGGCACTTTTCATCAAAGGAAAAACTCTTTGCAGAAATCATGAACACCTATACCTTCCTTCCTACATTAAAGGATCTCCTGCCCTGCCTTGCCAAAATGGACTATCAAGAAGCCCTGGAAGAAATTGCCCGACGTTTCCTTGAGATTCTTGATGAAAGGAAGGGCATGATACAAATCATGTCTTTTGAGATACACCGTTACCCGCAAACGGTGGTGAGTATCCACCGCAATTTTGTCGAAGAAATTTTTAAGGCGCTGGCATCTTACTTTCGAGAGATGCAGAGCCTCCAGCTGCTGCGGGGCTTTCACCCGGAAATCGGAGCAATGGCCTTTGTGGGAATGTTTTTTTCCTTCTTTTTCACCCGTGAATTTCTCTGGAGAGGAGAGAGTGGTTCCGACAAGGAAGAGGTGATCAGGGAATTCGTGGAAGTTTTTATGAAAGGAACGATTCAATGA